From the Musa acuminata AAA Group cultivar baxijiao chromosome BXJ3-7, Cavendish_Baxijiao_AAA, whole genome shotgun sequence genome, one window contains:
- the LOC135585142 gene encoding uncharacterized protein LOC135585142 isoform X1 encodes MDPIRCPENSFAYDSTLCACNPGYYRDRSGGCRLFEAGDGDWTVGTRAGPAGRPFLDTVLPLESLERMVRSEDALLRAVLVVTLVWLAFCVAVRLGRIDGGRTVWFRIRWSVAQLDLFATNHDREGIGGSASSSSSCHARSGLAFDSVEYGLAPARGGGSASAHTARDDNKVVRKRKSELGGTLSVVSWILFIGLLSALLYQLIARRSIEVHRVRPSNATDLKSFISFEFNITTVSSMSCSHMRGLDKLVIGTPGFIDCKVFPLSNYANYSCYNTTWGPTVSLKCNNCQIPTGDHYISWQFVDLPDDPAAAVGFQFNLSAKAHNDNRHVSYVSGTLNSGSYLHNRAVTFRGPDLNIMKIHLFPQKFDYLKDNLWLIQPLVHDFLPGSFFYEIDKLRASLRSSKDGLVNTTLCISYLSDYIVEIDKENILGIVAFLSDVGGLCTITLAISLYFLHQCESRIKKLQMDDTEMRDIRRRRRAQQHWDKLRIYVRYTWGHSNLNMRSRTKPVRNSIIGMLSGIGSLHIRKQICRMDSTCPQKTYKSSNQMNVFPESILIGSTSQD; translated from the exons ATGGATCCGATCCGCTGCCCGGAGAACTCCTTCGCCTACGACTCCACGCTGTGCGCGTGCAACCCCGGGTACTACAGGGACCGGAGCGGCGGCTGCAGGTTGTTCGAGGCGGGAGACGGCGACTGGACGGTGGGGACCAGGGCGGGACCGGCCGGGCGGCCCTTCCTCGACACGGTGCTGCCGCTGGAGTCGCTGGAGCGGATGGTGCGGTCTGAGGACGCGCTGCTGAGGGCGGTGCTGGTGGTGACGCTCGTCTGGCTGGCCTTCTGCGTCGCGGTCCGGCTCGGGAGAATCGACGGCGGGCGGACCGTGTGGTTTCGGATTAGGTGGTCGGTTGCTCAGCTGGACTTGTTCGCCACCAACCATGACCGG GAAGGGATCGGAGGCTCCGCCTCGTCCTCGTCGTCGTGCCACGCGCGATCCGGGCTAGCATTCGACTCCGTCGAGTATGGACTTGCTCCGGCGCGCGGTGGTGGATCTGCGTCGGCCCACACGGCGCGG GATGATAACAAGGTTGTGAGAAAGAGAAAATCCGAGCTGGGTGGGACATTGTCTGTAGTGAGCTGGATTTTGTTCATCGGTCTTTTATCTGC GTTGCTTTATCAACTTATCGCAAGAAGAAGCATTGAGGTTCACAGAGTCAGACCAAGCAATGCTACGGATCTGAAATCATTCATCAGTTTTGAATTTAATATAACTACAGTTTCTAGCATGAGTTGTTCACATATGCGAGGCCTCGATAAATTGGTGATTGGGACTCCAGGTTTTATCGACTGCAAAGTTTTCCCTTTATCAAATTATGCAAACTATTCTTGTTACAACACAACCTGGGGACCCACTGTATCGCTAAAATGCAACAATTGTCAGATTCCAACTGGTGACCACTATATTTCATGGCAGTTTGTTGACCTTCCTGATGATCCTGCAGCTGCTGTTGGTTTTCAGTTCAATCTTTCAGCCAAAGCCCATAATGATAACAGACATGTGAGCTATGTCAGTGGCACACTAAATTCAGGGAGCTATTTGCACAATAGGGCAGTAACTTTTCGAGGGCCAGACCTCAATATCATGAAGATTCATTTGTTCCCTCAGAAATTTGACTATCTAAAAGATAATCTGTGGTTGATTCAGCCTTTGGTTCATGATTTTCTTCCTGGTTCATTTTTTTATGAGATTGACAAGCTTCGAGCCTCTCTTCGAAGTTCCAAAGATGGACTAGTAAATACTACATTATGCATCAGCTATCTCTCCGATTACATTGTGGAGATTGACAAAGAAAACATATTAGGGATTG TGGCTTTTCTTTCGGATGTTGGTGGCCTTTGTACCATTACCCTTGcaatttctttgtattttttaCATCAG TGTGAATCCAGAATCAAGAAGCTGCAGATGGATGATACTGAGATGCGGGATATTAGAAGACGCAGGCGTGCTCAGCAGCACTGGGATAAG TTGAGGATATATGTCAGGTACACATGGGGACATAGTAACTTGAATATGAGAAGCAGAACAAAGCCAGTTAGAAATTCCATCATAGGTATGTTATCTGGAATTGGATCTCTCCATATAAGGAAGCAAATATGTAGGATGGATTCTACATGTCCACAGAAGACATATAAAAGCTCTAATCAGATG aaTGTTTTTCCAGAGTCTATCCTGATCGGAAGCACAAGTCAAGATTAG
- the LOC135585142 gene encoding uncharacterized protein LOC135585142 isoform X2 — MDPIRCPENSFAYDSTLCACNPGYYRDRSGGCRLFEAGDGDWTVGTRAGPAGRPFLDTVLPLESLERMVRSEDALLRAVLVVTLVWLAFCVAVRLGRIDGGRTVWFRIRWSVAQLDLFATNHDRDDNKVVRKRKSELGGTLSVVSWILFIGLLSALLYQLIARRSIEVHRVRPSNATDLKSFISFEFNITTVSSMSCSHMRGLDKLVIGTPGFIDCKVFPLSNYANYSCYNTTWGPTVSLKCNNCQIPTGDHYISWQFVDLPDDPAAAVGFQFNLSAKAHNDNRHVSYVSGTLNSGSYLHNRAVTFRGPDLNIMKIHLFPQKFDYLKDNLWLIQPLVHDFLPGSFFYEIDKLRASLRSSKDGLVNTTLCISYLSDYIVEIDKENILGIVAFLSDVGGLCTITLAISLYFLHQCESRIKKLQMDDTEMRDIRRRRRAQQHWDKVHMGT; from the exons ATGGATCCGATCCGCTGCCCGGAGAACTCCTTCGCCTACGACTCCACGCTGTGCGCGTGCAACCCCGGGTACTACAGGGACCGGAGCGGCGGCTGCAGGTTGTTCGAGGCGGGAGACGGCGACTGGACGGTGGGGACCAGGGCGGGACCGGCCGGGCGGCCCTTCCTCGACACGGTGCTGCCGCTGGAGTCGCTGGAGCGGATGGTGCGGTCTGAGGACGCGCTGCTGAGGGCGGTGCTGGTGGTGACGCTCGTCTGGCTGGCCTTCTGCGTCGCGGTCCGGCTCGGGAGAATCGACGGCGGGCGGACCGTGTGGTTTCGGATTAGGTGGTCGGTTGCTCAGCTGGACTTGTTCGCCACCAACCATGACCGG GATGATAACAAGGTTGTGAGAAAGAGAAAATCCGAGCTGGGTGGGACATTGTCTGTAGTGAGCTGGATTTTGTTCATCGGTCTTTTATCTGC GTTGCTTTATCAACTTATCGCAAGAAGAAGCATTGAGGTTCACAGAGTCAGACCAAGCAATGCTACGGATCTGAAATCATTCATCAGTTTTGAATTTAATATAACTACAGTTTCTAGCATGAGTTGTTCACATATGCGAGGCCTCGATAAATTGGTGATTGGGACTCCAGGTTTTATCGACTGCAAAGTTTTCCCTTTATCAAATTATGCAAACTATTCTTGTTACAACACAACCTGGGGACCCACTGTATCGCTAAAATGCAACAATTGTCAGATTCCAACTGGTGACCACTATATTTCATGGCAGTTTGTTGACCTTCCTGATGATCCTGCAGCTGCTGTTGGTTTTCAGTTCAATCTTTCAGCCAAAGCCCATAATGATAACAGACATGTGAGCTATGTCAGTGGCACACTAAATTCAGGGAGCTATTTGCACAATAGGGCAGTAACTTTTCGAGGGCCAGACCTCAATATCATGAAGATTCATTTGTTCCCTCAGAAATTTGACTATCTAAAAGATAATCTGTGGTTGATTCAGCCTTTGGTTCATGATTTTCTTCCTGGTTCATTTTTTTATGAGATTGACAAGCTTCGAGCCTCTCTTCGAAGTTCCAAAGATGGACTAGTAAATACTACATTATGCATCAGCTATCTCTCCGATTACATTGTGGAGATTGACAAAGAAAACATATTAGGGATTG TGGCTTTTCTTTCGGATGTTGGTGGCCTTTGTACCATTACCCTTGcaatttctttgtattttttaCATCAG TGTGAATCCAGAATCAAGAAGCTGCAGATGGATGATACTGAGATGCGGGATATTAGAAGACGCAGGCGTGCTCAGCAGCACTGGGATAAG GTACACATGGGGACATAG